The genomic window CACGGTGATCAGCCGGCCCTGGGTCATCGGCCTCAGGCCCGCCAGCACCGCCTCGACAGCATCGGGCTTGTGGGCGTAGTCGACGATCACGGTGAGGCCGAGGGGGTTGGGGATGCTCTCCATTCGGCCGGGTATCCCGGCCAGCCCGGAGACACCGGCACACGCCGCCGCCACCTCCACGCCCACCTCGCCGAGCGCGGCCACCGCCGCGAGGGCGTTTGCCACGTTGAACCGGCCGGCCACGGCCACCGACATCGGGTAGCGGCGACCGTCCGGCGCGACGACGACCAGGTTCGACCCGGCGGGACCGGCCACGACCTGCTCGGCGCGCCAGTCGGCCTCGACGGCGCCACCCGGTGAGAAGGTCCGGACCGGGACGCCGGCCTGCACTGTCAGCCGGCGGCCGTACGGATCGTCGAGGTTGACCAGGCCCCGGGCGGCCCGCTCCGGCGTGAACAACCCGGCCTTGGCGGCGAAGTAGTCCTCGATGCCGGCATGGAAGTCGAGGTGGTCGCGACCCAGGTTGGTGAAGACCGCCAGGTCGAACAGCACGCCGTCGACCCGGCCCATCACCAGGGCATGGCTGGAGACCTCCATCGCGCAGGCGCCCACGCCACGTTCCTCCATCACCGCGAACAGCGCGTGCAGGTCGGGGGCCTCGGGCGTGGTCAGCGCGGTCTTGACGAACGACCCGGCGATCCGGGTGCCGACGGTGCCGATCACCGCCGGTGTCTCCCCGGCGCCGGACAGTCCGGCCTCCAGCATGAAGCAGGTGGTGGTCTTGCCATGGGTGCCGGTGACGCCGATCGTGCGCAACCGCTGCGCCGCCCGGCCGTAGATCTCGGCCGCGACCTGCCCGAGCACGGCGCGCGGACGCTCCACCACCCACAGCGGCAGGCCGGCGCCCGCCTGGTCACCGCCCAGGTCGGCACCGGCCTGGTCGGTGAGCACCGCCGCGGCTCCGGCGGCCGCCGCCTGCCCGGCGAACCGGGCACC from Actinomycetota bacterium includes these protein-coding regions:
- a CDS encoding UDP-N-acetylmuramoyl-L-alanyl-D-glutamate--2,6-diaminopimelate ligase; the protein is MPADRSDRRPSRSPRSELSVLVERFGGSLRAGGEGVTVSGVTLDSRRVEPGDLYAALPGSTVHGARFAGQAAAAGAAAVLTDQAGADLGGDQAGAGLPLWVVERPRAVLGQVAAEIYGRAAQRLRTIGVTGTHGKTTTCFMLEAGLSGAGETPAVIGTVGTRIAGSFVKTALTTPEAPDLHALFAVMEERGVGACAMEVSSHALVMGRVDGVLFDLAVFTNLGRDHLDFHAGIEDYFAAKAGLFTPERAARGLVNLDDPYGRRLTVQAGVPVRTFSPGGAVEADWRAEQVVAGPAGSNLVVVAPDGRRYPMSVAVAGRFNVANALAAVAALGEVGVEVAAACAGVSGLAGIPGRMESIPNPLGLTVIVDYAHKPDAVEAVLAGLRPMTQGRLITVIGAGGDRDRGKRELMGEVAARLGDVLVVTDDNPRSEDPGRIRAAVIAGALQVPATERAEVVELGDRRAAIETGLARAVAGDCVLVAGKG